The proteins below come from a single Prosthecobacter sp. SYSU 5D2 genomic window:
- a CDS encoding DUF1592 domain-containing protein, with product MSILRSIALISLLPATAPAAEALATRGQDTYEKKIRPMLEQYCFDCHADGMDKGDFTFDKHTDYKLLRRDMKFWDHVRQQIVTHVMPPEKKDKPSLEQRDEMVAWIDDAIFWFDPNKPDPGHVTYRRLNRTEYNNTVRDLLWVDSRPAREFPPDDTGYGYDNIGDVLSLSPMLMEKYLRASRAVADTAMDTATPGHADVEITGRKFYKQKGETKDDGNRRWFFANAEVSQKFYAPADGTYTVTLHVAATQAGGEPAKVGVKINGKDESTFEVTEKWKAEKPEFQAITHTLKLKTGETKLTVGFLNDLSDEKTPDASKGDRNVVLEKVVVKGPHSLLAPKGSRFLRWLLDNKPAGLPAIQWTGEDLESGQGNASKDTGGILLASKGYVKHPVQITTAGKYRITVKAGAQQAGDEPAKFDVRIAGNTVGAFSVTAKNQTPQSFTLDAQLPAGSHEMQIWFLNDYYEPETKADRNLWVHQVKLEGPTDKGGAVHASAVPGMVERMGTRLFRRPVTADEKAKWQGFAELAMKEGEKPLGALRFVLEGMLVSPAFLFRGDPQPVGEVADGSALIDEYSLASRLSYFLWSAPPDEQLLGLASKGELRKNLAAEMKRMIADGKASAMTDDFAGQWLQLRDMDIISRDTRMFPEWKSGISFSMKRESQMFFAHILKENRSVIEFLDSDYTFADKKLADWYGIPNFKGSNFQKVSLKGTPRGGILTQGSVLAITSGQTRTSPVKRGQYLLENILGTPPPPAPGGVPPLDESKVRKSKMTLREQFAQHREHTSCAGCHAFLDPMGFAFEHYDAIGRYRETEKGLPIDAAGTLVRGQAFKDMTELRKILARDMTEDFTRNLAENLLTFALGRGLEHSDKPAVKEVVRRTKEAEFRFQDMILAVIESVPFQKMRVGAEAE from the coding sequence ATGTCCATACTCCGCTCCATCGCTCTGATTTCCCTTTTGCCTGCGACCGCTCCGGCTGCTGAGGCCCTGGCCACTCGTGGACAGGATACGTATGAGAAAAAAATCCGGCCGATGCTGGAGCAATACTGCTTTGACTGTCATGCAGACGGCATGGACAAGGGGGACTTCACCTTTGACAAGCATACGGATTACAAGCTCCTGCGCAGAGATATGAAATTCTGGGACCATGTGCGGCAGCAGATCGTGACGCATGTGATGCCGCCGGAAAAGAAGGACAAACCAAGCCTGGAGCAGCGGGATGAAATGGTGGCCTGGATTGATGATGCGATCTTCTGGTTCGACCCGAACAAGCCGGATCCTGGTCATGTGACCTACCGGCGCTTGAACCGCACAGAGTATAACAACACGGTGCGTGATCTGCTGTGGGTGGACAGCCGCCCGGCGCGGGAATTTCCGCCGGATGACACCGGGTATGGCTATGACAACATTGGCGATGTGCTGAGCCTGTCTCCCATGCTGATGGAAAAGTATCTGCGGGCCTCCCGCGCGGTGGCGGATACGGCGATGGACACGGCCACCCCCGGACATGCGGATGTGGAAATTACCGGGCGCAAATTTTACAAGCAGAAAGGCGAGACCAAGGATGACGGCAACCGGCGCTGGTTCTTCGCGAATGCCGAGGTCTCCCAGAAATTCTATGCACCTGCGGATGGCACCTATACGGTGACGCTACATGTGGCGGCCACGCAGGCAGGCGGAGAACCGGCGAAGGTCGGCGTGAAGATAAACGGCAAGGACGAGTCCACGTTTGAGGTGACCGAGAAATGGAAGGCGGAGAAGCCTGAGTTCCAGGCGATTACGCACACGCTAAAGCTAAAAACGGGCGAGACGAAACTGACAGTAGGCTTCCTGAATGATCTGAGTGATGAGAAAACTCCGGATGCATCCAAGGGCGACCGCAATGTGGTGCTGGAAAAGGTGGTGGTGAAGGGGCCGCACAGCCTGCTGGCACCCAAGGGGAGCCGTTTTTTACGCTGGCTGCTGGACAACAAGCCGGCAGGACTGCCGGCGATCCAGTGGACGGGCGAAGACCTGGAAAGTGGTCAGGGCAATGCCAGCAAGGACACAGGCGGAATCCTGCTGGCCAGCAAAGGGTATGTGAAACATCCGGTGCAGATCACAACGGCAGGCAAGTACCGTATCACGGTGAAGGCAGGTGCCCAGCAGGCCGGGGATGAACCTGCCAAGTTTGATGTGCGCATCGCGGGCAATACGGTGGGAGCTTTCTCGGTGACGGCTAAGAACCAGACACCGCAGTCGTTTACCCTGGATGCGCAGCTTCCTGCAGGCAGCCATGAAATGCAGATCTGGTTTCTGAATGATTATTATGAGCCGGAGACAAAGGCGGACCGCAATCTGTGGGTGCATCAGGTGAAGCTGGAAGGGCCGACAGACAAAGGGGGGGCGGTTCATGCGAGTGCGGTGCCGGGGATGGTGGAAAGAATGGGCACCCGGCTTTTCCGCCGTCCTGTCACGGCGGATGAAAAGGCCAAGTGGCAGGGCTTTGCGGAGCTTGCCATGAAGGAAGGAGAAAAGCCGTTAGGGGCATTGCGCTTTGTGCTTGAAGGCATGCTTGTCTCCCCGGCTTTCCTGTTCCGGGGTGATCCACAGCCGGTGGGCGAGGTGGCAGACGGCAGTGCTTTGATTGACGAGTACAGCCTGGCCAGCCGCCTGTCCTATTTCCTCTGGTCGGCACCGCCGGATGAGCAGTTGCTTGGGCTCGCCTCCAAAGGGGAACTGCGCAAGAATCTGGCGGCGGAAATGAAACGGATGATCGCCGATGGCAAGGCCTCGGCGATGACGGATGATTTTGCAGGCCAGTGGCTGCAACTTCGTGACATGGACATCATCTCCCGGGATACACGGATGTTTCCGGAATGGAAGAGCGGCATCAGCTTCAGCATGAAAAGGGAAAGCCAGATGTTCTTTGCCCACATCCTGAAGGAGAACCGCAGTGTGATCGAGTTTTTGGACTCGGACTATACCTTTGCCGACAAGAAACTGGCTGACTGGTATGGCATCCCGAATTTCAAGGGCTCCAATTTTCAAAAGGTGTCGCTGAAAGGGACACCCCGTGGCGGAATACTTACGCAGGGAAGTGTGCTGGCCATCACCTCCGGCCAGACGCGGACCTCGCCGGTGAAGCGGGGGCAGTATCTGCTGGAAAACATCCTGGGCACGCCCCCGCCCCCCGCGCCGGGCGGGGTGCCGCCTTTGGATGAAAGCAAGGTGAGGAAGTCCAAGATGACGCTGCGGGAGCAGTTCGCTCAACACCGTGAGCACACCTCCTGTGCAGGCTGCCACGCCTTTCTAGACCCGATGGGTTTTGCCTTTGAGCATTACGACGCCATCGGCCGCTATCGTGAGACGGAAAAGGGCCTGCCGATTGATGCCGCAGGCACCCTCGTGCGAGGACAGGCCTTCAAGGACATGACGGAGCTGAGAAAGATCCTGGCCCGTGACATGACCGAGGATTTTACCCGGAACCTGGCTGAAAATCTCCTGACCTTTGCCCTGGGGCGCGGCCTGGAGCACAGTGACAAGCCCGCAGTGAAGGAAGTGGTGCGGCGCACAAAAGAGGCGGAATTTCGGTTTCAGGACATGATCCTGGCGGTGATTGAGAGCGTTCCCTTCCAGAAGATGCGTGTGGGCGCTGAAGCTGAGTGA
- the menD gene encoding 2-succinyl-5-enolpyruvyl-6-hydroxy-3-cyclohexene-1-carboxylic-acid synthase — translation MNTLIIRSLLTALARMGVSEVCVAAGARNAPIISALIESEGVKIWNFFEERSAAFFALGRIQADRAPVAVLTTSGTAAAELLPATIEAHYQGLPLVLITADRPRRFRGTGAPQAIEQKDLFGPYVSACLDVEVGISLSWPTRIGPRPFHINICLDEPLETNLTGIDFLAHHGPPPPKPPAPPSFNLIGEPTAVLASGMSQQEANAAAPVLAKMGLPVLAEATSNLWGKWPDRPKLEHLLHIAAESHFNALNARQIIRIGGVPTARWWRDLESKPDIHILNISRLPFPGLARTENVQTIPWSALTNLGKYQLPPASVATGAPDIQALLSDYAFSEPGWMRELAMHIPASARVFLGNSLPIREFNLGVSFIQPGVEFFANRGANGIDGIISTWLGISAIVRETWLIVGDLSALYDLSAPWIMPQLPQGNRRLVIINNGGGKIFSRVASLRHLSRHARHVIENHHRVTFAPWAEMWGLNYLKITHPDELEDLPDGPVLIEVVPHEGQTESFYSAIK, via the coding sequence ATGAATACACTGATCATCCGTTCTCTGCTGACCGCCCTGGCACGTATGGGCGTCTCGGAGGTCTGTGTAGCTGCAGGCGCCCGCAATGCCCCCATCATTTCGGCACTGATCGAGAGTGAAGGCGTCAAAATCTGGAACTTTTTTGAGGAACGCAGTGCCGCCTTCTTCGCTCTGGGCCGTATTCAGGCAGATCGCGCCCCGGTCGCGGTACTGACCACTTCCGGCACTGCCGCTGCGGAACTGCTGCCTGCCACCATTGAGGCCCATTATCAGGGGCTGCCGCTTGTCCTCATCACGGCAGACCGTCCCCGCCGTTTTCGCGGTACCGGCGCCCCCCAGGCCATTGAGCAAAAAGACCTTTTTGGCCCTTACGTCAGCGCCTGCCTGGATGTTGAGGTCGGCATCAGCCTTTCCTGGCCCACCCGCATCGGCCCACGTCCTTTCCACATCAACATCTGTCTGGATGAACCGTTGGAAACCAACCTCACCGGCATTGATTTTCTGGCTCACCACGGCCCGCCCCCGCCTAAACCGCCTGCACCGCCCAGCTTCAACTTGATCGGTGAGCCCACAGCCGTCCTTGCCTCCGGCATGAGCCAGCAGGAAGCGAATGCCGCCGCGCCTGTCCTTGCCAAGATGGGCCTGCCCGTTTTGGCGGAGGCCACTTCAAACCTTTGGGGAAAATGGCCTGACCGGCCCAAGCTGGAACATCTGCTTCACATCGCCGCTGAATCCCACTTCAATGCGCTCAATGCGCGGCAGATCATCCGCATCGGCGGAGTGCCCACCGCACGCTGGTGGCGGGATTTGGAATCAAAACCGGATATCCATATCCTGAATATTTCACGGCTCCCTTTTCCAGGTCTCGCCAGAACTGAAAATGTTCAGACCATCCCTTGGTCCGCTCTGACCAATCTGGGCAAATACCAGCTCCCGCCTGCCAGCGTGGCAACCGGAGCACCGGATATTCAGGCCCTCCTTAGCGATTATGCCTTTTCCGAGCCTGGATGGATGCGGGAGCTGGCCATGCACATCCCCGCCAGTGCCAGGGTGTTTCTGGGTAACAGCCTGCCCATCCGTGAATTCAATCTTGGTGTCAGCTTCATCCAGCCCGGCGTTGAGTTCTTTGCCAACCGCGGAGCCAATGGCATTGACGGCATCATCTCTACCTGGCTAGGCATCAGTGCCATCGTGCGTGAGACCTGGCTCATCGTCGGGGATCTGAGCGCGCTGTATGATCTCTCCGCCCCTTGGATCATGCCCCAGCTACCTCAAGGCAACCGGCGTCTGGTCATCATTAACAACGGTGGTGGCAAGATCTTTTCACGGGTTGCCTCCTTGCGCCACCTTTCCCGCCACGCACGCCACGTCATCGAAAATCATCACCGGGTCACCTTTGCCCCCTGGGCAGAAATGTGGGGGCTTAACTATCTCAAAATCACGCATCCCGATGAGCTGGAAGATCTGCCGGACGGCCCGGTTCTCATTGAGGTCGTTCCGCATGAAGGCCAGACGGAATCATTCTACTCTGCCATCAAATAA
- a CDS encoding chorismate-binding protein, which produces MTDIALFRLPDGRAWIGQGPFEAFAEAPADGGVFYINDFDLTDPLPWKKPARLLEVAADSLAQGAGWNGAQLPHIQWAKPATEWFKMAFRRIRREVLSKRLEKMVPVLTERGTITDGDPVRLLERVMSAPANTWGYGWVQQGQGYLGASPELLFRSQGTKVETMALAGTAKPGDQASFLSDVKEIDEHEIVVRYLTERLSSLGQVKRDARGLCHASSLLHFQTNLQVTLNQPIEPGALVREIHPTPAVGCLPREEHWLARLREYRNQLNVPGFFGAPFGFIEPGPASVCHMVVAIRGLSWKGSEAQLPSGCGIVGGSAFDHEWRELRLKRESVVTMLGL; this is translated from the coding sequence ATGACGGATATTGCACTTTTCAGGTTGCCCGACGGACGGGCGTGGATCGGCCAGGGACCCTTCGAAGCATTTGCGGAGGCCCCGGCAGATGGTGGCGTTTTTTATATCAACGACTTTGACCTTACAGATCCCCTTCCCTGGAAGAAGCCCGCCAGGCTTCTTGAGGTGGCTGCTGATTCCCTTGCCCAGGGTGCCGGGTGGAACGGGGCGCAGCTTCCGCACATCCAGTGGGCCAAGCCTGCCACCGAATGGTTCAAGATGGCCTTCCGCCGCATCCGCCGGGAAGTTTTGTCCAAGCGATTGGAAAAAATGGTCCCGGTGCTGACAGAACGGGGCACCATCACTGACGGCGATCCCGTGCGCCTCTTGGAGCGCGTCATGTCCGCCCCGGCCAATACCTGGGGTTACGGCTGGGTGCAACAAGGACAGGGCTATTTGGGGGCCAGCCCTGAGCTGCTCTTCCGCAGCCAGGGAACGAAGGTGGAAACCATGGCCCTGGCCGGCACCGCCAAACCTGGGGACCAAGCCTCTTTCTTGAGCGATGTGAAAGAAATTGACGAGCACGAAATCGTCGTTCGCTATCTGACGGAACGCCTGAGCAGCCTCGGCCAGGTAAAAAGGGACGCACGGGGCCTTTGCCACGCCTCAAGCCTGCTGCATTTTCAAACCAATTTACAGGTGACCCTCAACCAGCCCATTGAACCGGGTGCCCTGGTCCGCGAGATCCATCCGACCCCGGCCGTGGGGTGCCTGCCGCGTGAGGAACACTGGCTGGCACGCCTGCGGGAATACCGCAACCAGCTAAATGTACCCGGGTTCTTCGGTGCCCCTTTCGGGTTCATCGAGCCTGGACCGGCATCTGTTTGCCACATGGTCGTGGCCATCCGCGGCCTGAGCTGGAAAGGTTCAGAAGCCCAACTGCCCTCCGGCTGCGGCATCGTTGGTGGCAGCGCCTTTGATCATGAATGGCGGGAATTGCGGCTCAAGCGCGAATCCGTGGTCACGATGCTGGGTTTATAG
- a CDS encoding TlyA family RNA methyltransferase has protein sequence MARIRLDLALVQRGLVPSREQAKRLIMAGEVLLDETVISKPGWLIRQDAVLRVREQQRFVSRGGFKLEGALDHFGIQVAGFTAMDVGASTGGFTDCLLQKGAVKVYAFDVGTNQMVWKLRNDPRVICRENFNVRHLVATDIPEAVDLIVADVSFISLTLVLPGALSVLKPGGQALVLVKPQFELSREEIGKGGIVREPELHTKACLRIQAFVENRPELEWRGLVESSIQGTDGNREYLAWFVRRV, from the coding sequence ATGGCCCGCATCCGACTTGATCTTGCCCTGGTCCAACGAGGGCTGGTGCCCTCCCGTGAGCAGGCCAAGCGCCTCATCATGGCCGGGGAGGTGCTGCTGGATGAAACCGTCATCAGCAAACCGGGCTGGCTCATCCGGCAGGATGCTGTCCTGCGGGTCAGGGAGCAGCAGCGCTTCGTCAGCCGTGGCGGTTTCAAACTGGAAGGAGCTCTCGACCACTTTGGTATCCAGGTGGCAGGATTCACCGCCATGGATGTGGGGGCTTCCACCGGCGGTTTTACAGACTGCCTGCTCCAGAAAGGGGCCGTAAAGGTCTATGCTTTTGACGTGGGCACCAACCAGATGGTCTGGAAGCTCCGCAACGATCCACGGGTGATTTGCCGGGAGAATTTTAATGTGCGCCATTTGGTTGCGACTGACATTCCTGAGGCGGTGGACTTGATAGTCGCCGATGTCTCTTTCATTTCACTGACCCTGGTACTGCCCGGAGCCCTGTCCGTCCTAAAGCCTGGCGGACAGGCGCTGGTATTGGTCAAACCTCAGTTCGAACTTAGCCGGGAGGAAATCGGCAAGGGCGGCATTGTGCGTGAGCCGGAACTTCATACGAAAGCCTGTCTGCGCATCCAGGCATTCGTCGAGAACCGCCCTGAGCTGGAATGGCGCGGTCTGGTGGAATCCTCCATTCAGGGCACGGATGGAAATCGGGAGTATCTGGCGTGGTTTGTTAGGCGTGTTTAA